One window of the Cotesia glomerata isolate CgM1 linkage group LG10, MPM_Cglom_v2.3, whole genome shotgun sequence genome contains the following:
- the LOC123272428 gene encoding kinesin-like protein KIF14 isoform X4, which yields MSQQKNYGSCNAIFSTYPINFNKENNPPSKMLHGKSNQDLDKITMDKSKLNKKKSTSVETVTPKKTDLASQGRMNSSPAFSSTSKSKSTTTLRQDRLKKAMSDDKLKTPKSRGYHMPTEKSPVTHFCSAKPPRTDGTPFRTPSKKFFSDHYLHQSTPDCFGVVQFETPRGKSDVATDEPTIYEGETSNLTVGIRVRPMNSKELSDPKVMSIVKVQGTNITVDCDASQHTFSYDHCFVSYANTARANHASQVTVFNSMVSPLVQNAFEGYNVCLFAYGQTGSGKSFSMMGESTLSNDLAPSEDAGIIPRFCYDLFSLAARNSHYTIGVEISYFEIYNEKIHDLLANNSSGNGSKRAPLKVREHPVFGPYVVDLSQHSVQSYEDLQMWLKVGNSQRATAATGMNEKSSRSHSIFSIILTQGPKKSESSNVSSSAESSRRSKINLVDLAGSERLSQTCASGDRLREGVSINKSLLILGKVIASLAESTSNRKRGFVPYRESVLTWLLKESLGGNSKTAMLATVSPSSTHLEETLATLRYACQARSIVNRVRINEDPHDKLIRELKAEVLRLRGVRENYERQLGPRRLLDSGDSGNDNLEIQKKQLEIEQLRDQLKRTEEQLVTNQNTIENNKGVLSLMPEANGDTYVNGQMVCDKLYLKHGDRLVIGGNHYFKVCNPNEDNSNVQSNNQPIDYEFAHQEILAIQEEKLRAELEESKRRAIKELENAKREVETQLGSQKTTYEREIKMLGTTLEQQKLALEEVSKRKRQLEVEKEMLTYQIEENKRRETEDSKINVEPYESNFLQELKKILNEATADAEVALTIAASNEIIAEGGITLHEMQLLVREATQRCRDIGINYEFAQSRVISEKGLQPVIRIRDRDRMLETVWQPENFLDWVRRLRDFDNEDTIKELVDCDGTNWEMFDESEMPEDSLDMSRISVNLTPVKRQLNESFHQLSMNGSFLDSTIDKTTDSAVLRRYEDMDACLLQIEVAAKTLGKLCHQYESRETSGEVTKSLDKVRNVVSTLRETFNSLHKTNDNSTNIESSNNTVIENSVASVNQINNEKLNKFDDNRTSESNTFRCPFSQDNNSKSVRFNVK from the exons atgtcgcaacaaaaaaattatggatctTGCAATGCTATTTTTTCAACTTATCCTATTAATTTCAACAAAGAAAATAATCCACCTTCAAAAATGCTACA tggTAAAAGTAACCAGGACCTGGATAAAATAACAATGGACAAGTCaaagctaaataaaaaaaaatctacgtCAGTTGAGACGGTGACACCTAAAAAGACAGACTTGGCGTCACAAGGCAGGATGAACAGCAGCCCAGCATTTAGCAGTACAAGCAAATCTAAATCAACGACGACTCTCAGGCAAGACAGGCTTAAAAAAGCAATGTCTGATGATAAACTCAAGACACCCAAGTCCCGAGGGTATCACATGCCGACTGAAAAGTCACCGGTGACACATTTCTGTTCGGCCAAACCTCCAAGGACTGATGGTACGCCCTTCAGGACTCCCAGCAAAAAGTTTTTCAGTGATCACTATTTGCACCAATCTACGCCGGATTGTTTTGGTGTCGTGCAATTTGAGACACCAAGAGGCAAGAGTGACGTTGCTACTGATGAACCGACGATTTATGAAGGAGAAACTAGTAATTTAACTGTTGGCATTAGAGTTAGGCCCATGAACTCAAA aGAATTGAGTGACCCAAAAGTAATGTCAATCGTCAAAGTCCAAGGAACGAACATCACAGTAGACTGCGATGCATCACAACATACATTTTCATACGACCATTGTTTTGTTTCATACGCAAACACCGCCAGAGCGAACCATGCCAGCCAGGTGACTGTTTTCAACAGCATGGTGTCACCGTTGGTACAGAACGCCTTTGAAGGCTACAATGTCTGTCTTTTTGCCTATGGGCAAACGGGTTCGGGAAAGAGCTTCAGTATGATGGGTGAGTCAACTCTTTCGAACGACTTAGCGCCGTCAGAAGATGCTGGAATAATTCCCAGATTCTGCTACGACTTATTCTCCCTGGCTGCTCGCAACAGTCACTACACAATTGGCGTGGAGATCAGTTACTTTGAAATTTACAACGAGAAGATCCACGATCTGCTAGCAAACAATTCTAGTGGTAATGGAAGCAAACGAGCACCTTTAAAAGTTCGAGAACACCCGGTGTTTGGACCCTACGTCGTCGACTTGAGTCAGCACAGTGTCCAGAGCTACGAAGACCTCCAGATGTGGCTAAAGGTTGGGAATTCTCAGCGAGCTACTGCTGCTACGGGAATGAACGAGAAGAGCTCGAGGTCACACAGcatatttagtattattttgacCCAAGGTCCGAAGAAGTCTGAATCTTCTAATGTGTCAAGCTCTGCTGAATCTAGTCGACgtagtaaaataaatcttgTTGATCTTGCTGGTAGCGAACGGTTGAGTCAAACTTGCGCAAGTGGTGATAGATTGcgg gaagGAGTTTCAATTAACAAATCGTTGCTGATTTTAGGAAAAGTAATTGCATCACTAGCTGAAAGTACTAGCAACAGAAAACGAGGGTTCGTTCCGTATCGGGAGTCGGTATTAACATGGTTATTGAAg gAAAGCCTTGGAGGTAATTCAAAAACTGCGATGCTGGCCACCGTATCACCCAGCAGCACGCATTTGGAAGAAACGCTGGCGACCCTTCGTTATGCGTGCCAAGCTAGGTCTATTGTCAACCGCGTTCGGATCAACGAAGATCCTCATGATAAACTGATAAG AGAGCTTAAAGCTGAAGTATTGAGACTGCGTGGAGTTAGAGAAAATTATGAGCGGCAATTAGGCCCAAGGAGGTTATTAGACAGCGGGGATTCAGGCAATGACAATTTAGAGATACAGAAAAAACAACTGGAGATTGAACAATTGAGAGACCAATTGAAGCGGACTGAAGAACAGCTTGTTACAAATCAGAA CACGATCGAAAATAACAAAGGAGTATTGAGCTTGATGCCTGAAGCGAATGGTGACACTTACGTTAATGGACag atgGTATGCGATAAACTTTATTTGAAGCATGGAGATCGTTTAGTCATCGGCGgtaatcattattttaaagtaTGCAATCCAAATGAAGATAATTCGAATGTACAAAGTAATAATCAGCCTATTGATTATGAATTTGCGCATCAAGAAATACTCGCTATTCAAGAGGAaaa ACTACGAGCTGAATTGGAAGAATCGAAGCGTAGAGCGATAAAAGAACTTGAGAACGCAAAAAGAGAAGTTGAAACGCAGTTGGGATCGCAGAAAACTACTTACGAGCGTGAGATAAAAATGCTCGGGACAACTTTAGAGCAACAGAAACTCGCTTTAGAAGAAGTTAGTAAGAGGAAACGACAATTGGAGGTTGAGAAAGAGATGCTTACGTACCaaatagaagaaaataaaagacgTGAAACGGAAGACTCTAAAATAAATGTCGAGCCTTACGAGTCGAATTTTCTCCaagaactgaaaaaaattttgaatgaagCAACTGCTGACGCTGAAGTGGCTCTTACAATTGCGGCTAGCAATGAAATTATTGCAGAAGGCGGTATTACATTACACGAAATGCAACTTTTGGTTAGAGAAGCTACTCAGCGTTGTCGAGATATTGGAATTAATTAT gaATTTGCGCAGTCACGAGTTATTTCAGAGAAAGGTCTGCAACCAGTTATAAGAATTAGAGATCGTGATCGTATGCTAGAGACTGTATGGCAGCCGGAAAACTTTCTAGACTGGGTACGACGACTCCGCGACTTCGACAATGAAGACACCATAAAAGAATTGGTTGATTGCGACGGTACTAATTGGGAAATGTTTGATGAAAGTGAAATGCCTGAAGATTCCTTAGACATGAGTCGTATATCTGTGAATCTAACGCCAGTAAAAAGACAATTGAATGAAAGTTTCCACCAGTTATCAATGAACGGCTCATTTTTGGACTCGACGATAGACAAAACAACGGACTCTGCTGTACTGAGGAGATACGAAGACATGGATGCGTGTCTGCTGCAGATAGAAGTTGCTGCTAAGACCCTCGGAAAGTTGTGTCATCAGTATGAAAGCCGTGAGACAAGTGGAGAGGTCACTAAATCGTTGGATAAAGTTCGCAATGTCGTCTCTACATTGAGAGAAACGTTTAATTCGTTGCATAAGACCAACGATAATAGTACAAATATTGAGAGTTCTAACAATACTGTCATTGAGAACTCCGTTGCTTCCGTAAACCAAATTAATAacgaaaaattaaacaaattcgATGATAATAGAACATCAGAAAGTAATACATTCCGATGTCCTTTTTCACAAGACAATAACTCTAAGTCCGTAcgatttaatgttaaataa
- the LOC123272428 gene encoding kinesin-like protein KIF14 isoform X2: MVYNAQLFPPTTQNGKSNQDLDKITMDKSKLNKKKSTSVETVTPKKTDLASQGRMNSSPAFSSTSKSKSTTTLRQDRLKKAMSDDKLKTPKSRGYHMPTEKSPVTHFCSAKPPRTDGTPFRTPSKKFFSDHYLHQSTPDCFGVVQFETPRGKSDVATDEPTIYEGETSNLTVGIRVRPMNSKELSDPKVMSIVKVQGTNITVDCDASQHTFSYDHCFVSYANTARANHASQVTVFNSMVSPLVQNAFEGYNVCLFAYGQTGSGKSFSMMGESTLSNDLAPSEDAGIIPRFCYDLFSLAARNSHYTIGVEISYFEIYNEKIHDLLANNSSGNGSKRAPLKVREHPVFGPYVVDLSQHSVQSYEDLQMWLKVGNSQRATAATGMNEKSSRSHSIFSIILTQGPKKSESSNVSSSAESSRRSKINLVDLAGSERLSQTCASGDRLREGVSINKSLLILGKVIASLAESTSNRKRGFVPYRESVLTWLLKESLGGNSKTAMLATVSPSSTHLEETLATLRYACQARSIVNRVRINEDPHDKLIRELKAEVLRLRGVRENYERQLGPRRLLDSGDSGNDNLEIQKKQLEIEQLRDQLKRTEEQLVTNQKSWKEKLQEAEERKKSEINYLRHCGIAIELDYKEIKSTPCLVNLAADPMLSGTLLYLIPHGKVRIGRQSKQVDPIDIVLDGPLVAPFHCTIENNKGVLSLMPEANGDTYVNGQMVCDKLYLKHGDRLVIGGNHYFKVCNPNEDNSNVQSNNQPIDYEFAHQEILAIQEEKLRAELEESKRRAIKELENAKREVETQLGSQKTTYEREIKMLGTTLEQQKLALEEVSKRKRQLEVEKEMLTYQIEENKRRETEDSKINVEPYESNFLQELKKILNEATADAEVALTIAASNEIIAEGGITLHEMQLLVREATQRCRDIGINYEFAQSRVISEKGLQPVIRIRDRDRMLETVWQPENFLDWVRRLRDFDNEDTIKELVDCDGTNWEMFDESEMPEDSLDMSRISVNLTPVKRQLNESFHQLSMNGSFLDSTIDKTTDSAVLRRYEDMDACLLQIEVAAKTLGKLCHQYESRETSGEVTKSLDKVRNVVSTLRETFNSLHKTNDNSTNIESSNNTVIENSVASVNQINNEKLNKFDDNRTSESNTFRCPFSQDNNSKSVRFNVK; encoded by the exons ATGGTGTATAATGCCCAGTTATTCCCGCCAACTACACAGAA tggTAAAAGTAACCAGGACCTGGATAAAATAACAATGGACAAGTCaaagctaaataaaaaaaaatctacgtCAGTTGAGACGGTGACACCTAAAAAGACAGACTTGGCGTCACAAGGCAGGATGAACAGCAGCCCAGCATTTAGCAGTACAAGCAAATCTAAATCAACGACGACTCTCAGGCAAGACAGGCTTAAAAAAGCAATGTCTGATGATAAACTCAAGACACCCAAGTCCCGAGGGTATCACATGCCGACTGAAAAGTCACCGGTGACACATTTCTGTTCGGCCAAACCTCCAAGGACTGATGGTACGCCCTTCAGGACTCCCAGCAAAAAGTTTTTCAGTGATCACTATTTGCACCAATCTACGCCGGATTGTTTTGGTGTCGTGCAATTTGAGACACCAAGAGGCAAGAGTGACGTTGCTACTGATGAACCGACGATTTATGAAGGAGAAACTAGTAATTTAACTGTTGGCATTAGAGTTAGGCCCATGAACTCAAA aGAATTGAGTGACCCAAAAGTAATGTCAATCGTCAAAGTCCAAGGAACGAACATCACAGTAGACTGCGATGCATCACAACATACATTTTCATACGACCATTGTTTTGTTTCATACGCAAACACCGCCAGAGCGAACCATGCCAGCCAGGTGACTGTTTTCAACAGCATGGTGTCACCGTTGGTACAGAACGCCTTTGAAGGCTACAATGTCTGTCTTTTTGCCTATGGGCAAACGGGTTCGGGAAAGAGCTTCAGTATGATGGGTGAGTCAACTCTTTCGAACGACTTAGCGCCGTCAGAAGATGCTGGAATAATTCCCAGATTCTGCTACGACTTATTCTCCCTGGCTGCTCGCAACAGTCACTACACAATTGGCGTGGAGATCAGTTACTTTGAAATTTACAACGAGAAGATCCACGATCTGCTAGCAAACAATTCTAGTGGTAATGGAAGCAAACGAGCACCTTTAAAAGTTCGAGAACACCCGGTGTTTGGACCCTACGTCGTCGACTTGAGTCAGCACAGTGTCCAGAGCTACGAAGACCTCCAGATGTGGCTAAAGGTTGGGAATTCTCAGCGAGCTACTGCTGCTACGGGAATGAACGAGAAGAGCTCGAGGTCACACAGcatatttagtattattttgacCCAAGGTCCGAAGAAGTCTGAATCTTCTAATGTGTCAAGCTCTGCTGAATCTAGTCGACgtagtaaaataaatcttgTTGATCTTGCTGGTAGCGAACGGTTGAGTCAAACTTGCGCAAGTGGTGATAGATTGcgg gaagGAGTTTCAATTAACAAATCGTTGCTGATTTTAGGAAAAGTAATTGCATCACTAGCTGAAAGTACTAGCAACAGAAAACGAGGGTTCGTTCCGTATCGGGAGTCGGTATTAACATGGTTATTGAAg gAAAGCCTTGGAGGTAATTCAAAAACTGCGATGCTGGCCACCGTATCACCCAGCAGCACGCATTTGGAAGAAACGCTGGCGACCCTTCGTTATGCGTGCCAAGCTAGGTCTATTGTCAACCGCGTTCGGATCAACGAAGATCCTCATGATAAACTGATAAG AGAGCTTAAAGCTGAAGTATTGAGACTGCGTGGAGTTAGAGAAAATTATGAGCGGCAATTAGGCCCAAGGAGGTTATTAGACAGCGGGGATTCAGGCAATGACAATTTAGAGATACAGAAAAAACAACTGGAGATTGAACAATTGAGAGACCAATTGAAGCGGACTGAAGAACAGCTTGTTACAAATCAGAA GTCTtggaaagaaaaattacaggaAGCTGAGGAGCGTAAAAAATCTGAGATTAATTATCTGCGACACTGTGGGATAGCTATTGAATTAGACTACAAGGAAATAAAGTCGACTCCTTGTTTGGTCAATCTTGCAGCGGATCCTATGCTCTCTGGTACGCTACTGTATCTTATTCCTCACGGAAAAGTGCGTATAGGGCGGCAAAGCAAGCAGGTTGATCCAATTGACATTGTCCTGGATGGACCATTAGTTGCTCCATTTCACTG CACGATCGAAAATAACAAAGGAGTATTGAGCTTGATGCCTGAAGCGAATGGTGACACTTACGTTAATGGACag atgGTATGCGATAAACTTTATTTGAAGCATGGAGATCGTTTAGTCATCGGCGgtaatcattattttaaagtaTGCAATCCAAATGAAGATAATTCGAATGTACAAAGTAATAATCAGCCTATTGATTATGAATTTGCGCATCAAGAAATACTCGCTATTCAAGAGGAaaa ACTACGAGCTGAATTGGAAGAATCGAAGCGTAGAGCGATAAAAGAACTTGAGAACGCAAAAAGAGAAGTTGAAACGCAGTTGGGATCGCAGAAAACTACTTACGAGCGTGAGATAAAAATGCTCGGGACAACTTTAGAGCAACAGAAACTCGCTTTAGAAGAAGTTAGTAAGAGGAAACGACAATTGGAGGTTGAGAAAGAGATGCTTACGTACCaaatagaagaaaataaaagacgTGAAACGGAAGACTCTAAAATAAATGTCGAGCCTTACGAGTCGAATTTTCTCCaagaactgaaaaaaattttgaatgaagCAACTGCTGACGCTGAAGTGGCTCTTACAATTGCGGCTAGCAATGAAATTATTGCAGAAGGCGGTATTACATTACACGAAATGCAACTTTTGGTTAGAGAAGCTACTCAGCGTTGTCGAGATATTGGAATTAATTAT gaATTTGCGCAGTCACGAGTTATTTCAGAGAAAGGTCTGCAACCAGTTATAAGAATTAGAGATCGTGATCGTATGCTAGAGACTGTATGGCAGCCGGAAAACTTTCTAGACTGGGTACGACGACTCCGCGACTTCGACAATGAAGACACCATAAAAGAATTGGTTGATTGCGACGGTACTAATTGGGAAATGTTTGATGAAAGTGAAATGCCTGAAGATTCCTTAGACATGAGTCGTATATCTGTGAATCTAACGCCAGTAAAAAGACAATTGAATGAAAGTTTCCACCAGTTATCAATGAACGGCTCATTTTTGGACTCGACGATAGACAAAACAACGGACTCTGCTGTACTGAGGAGATACGAAGACATGGATGCGTGTCTGCTGCAGATAGAAGTTGCTGCTAAGACCCTCGGAAAGTTGTGTCATCAGTATGAAAGCCGTGAGACAAGTGGAGAGGTCACTAAATCGTTGGATAAAGTTCGCAATGTCGTCTCTACATTGAGAGAAACGTTTAATTCGTTGCATAAGACCAACGATAATAGTACAAATATTGAGAGTTCTAACAATACTGTCATTGAGAACTCCGTTGCTTCCGTAAACCAAATTAATAacgaaaaattaaacaaattcgATGATAATAGAACATCAGAAAGTAATACATTCCGATGTCCTTTTTCACAAGACAATAACTCTAAGTCCGTAcgatttaatgttaaataa
- the LOC123272428 gene encoding kinesin-like protein KIF14 isoform X3: MDKSKLNKKKSTSVETVTPKKTDLASQGRMNSSPAFSSTSKSKSTTTLRQDRLKKAMSDDKLKTPKSRGYHMPTEKSPVTHFCSAKPPRTDGTPFRTPSKKFFSDHYLHQSTPDCFGVVQFETPRGKSDVATDEPTIYEGETSNLTVGIRVRPMNSKELSDPKVMSIVKVQGTNITVDCDASQHTFSYDHCFVSYANTARANHASQVTVFNSMVSPLVQNAFEGYNVCLFAYGQTGSGKSFSMMGESTLSNDLAPSEDAGIIPRFCYDLFSLAARNSHYTIGVEISYFEIYNEKIHDLLANNSSGNGSKRAPLKVREHPVFGPYVVDLSQHSVQSYEDLQMWLKVGNSQRATAATGMNEKSSRSHSIFSIILTQGPKKSESSNVSSSAESSRRSKINLVDLAGSERLSQTCASGDRLREGVSINKSLLILGKVIASLAESTSNRKRGFVPYRESVLTWLLKESLGGNSKTAMLATVSPSSTHLEETLATLRYACQARSIVNRVRINEDPHDKLIRELKAEVLRLRGVRENYERQLGPRRLLDSGDSGNDNLEIQKKQLEIEQLRDQLKRTEEQLVTNQKSWKEKLQEAEERKKSEINYLRHCGIAIELDYKEIKSTPCLVNLAADPMLSGTLLYLIPHGKVRIGRQSKQVDPIDIVLDGPLVAPFHCTIENNKGVLSLMPEANGDTYVNGQMVCDKLYLKHGDRLVIGGNHYFKVCNPNEDNSNVQSNNQPIDYEFAHQEILAIQEEKLRAELEESKRRAIKELENAKREVETQLGSQKTTYEREIKMLGTTLEQQKLALEEVSKRKRQLEVEKEMLTYQIEENKRRETEDSKINVEPYESNFLQELKKILNEATADAEVALTIAASNEIIAEGGITLHEMQLLVREATQRCRDIGINYEFAQSRVISEKGLQPVIRIRDRDRMLETVWQPENFLDWVRRLRDFDNEDTIKELVDCDGTNWEMFDESEMPEDSLDMSRISVNLTPVKRQLNESFHQLSMNGSFLDSTIDKTTDSAVLRRYEDMDACLLQIEVAAKTLGKLCHQYESRETSGEVTKSLDKVRNVVSTLRETFNSLHKTNDNSTNIESSNNTVIENSVASVNQINNEKLNKFDDNRTSESNTFRCPFSQDNNSKSVRFNVK; the protein is encoded by the exons ATGGACAAGTCaaagctaaataaaaaaaaatctacgtCAGTTGAGACGGTGACACCTAAAAAGACAGACTTGGCGTCACAAGGCAGGATGAACAGCAGCCCAGCATTTAGCAGTACAAGCAAATCTAAATCAACGACGACTCTCAGGCAAGACAGGCTTAAAAAAGCAATGTCTGATGATAAACTCAAGACACCCAAGTCCCGAGGGTATCACATGCCGACTGAAAAGTCACCGGTGACACATTTCTGTTCGGCCAAACCTCCAAGGACTGATGGTACGCCCTTCAGGACTCCCAGCAAAAAGTTTTTCAGTGATCACTATTTGCACCAATCTACGCCGGATTGTTTTGGTGTCGTGCAATTTGAGACACCAAGAGGCAAGAGTGACGTTGCTACTGATGAACCGACGATTTATGAAGGAGAAACTAGTAATTTAACTGTTGGCATTAGAGTTAGGCCCATGAACTCAAA aGAATTGAGTGACCCAAAAGTAATGTCAATCGTCAAAGTCCAAGGAACGAACATCACAGTAGACTGCGATGCATCACAACATACATTTTCATACGACCATTGTTTTGTTTCATACGCAAACACCGCCAGAGCGAACCATGCCAGCCAGGTGACTGTTTTCAACAGCATGGTGTCACCGTTGGTACAGAACGCCTTTGAAGGCTACAATGTCTGTCTTTTTGCCTATGGGCAAACGGGTTCGGGAAAGAGCTTCAGTATGATGGGTGAGTCAACTCTTTCGAACGACTTAGCGCCGTCAGAAGATGCTGGAATAATTCCCAGATTCTGCTACGACTTATTCTCCCTGGCTGCTCGCAACAGTCACTACACAATTGGCGTGGAGATCAGTTACTTTGAAATTTACAACGAGAAGATCCACGATCTGCTAGCAAACAATTCTAGTGGTAATGGAAGCAAACGAGCACCTTTAAAAGTTCGAGAACACCCGGTGTTTGGACCCTACGTCGTCGACTTGAGTCAGCACAGTGTCCAGAGCTACGAAGACCTCCAGATGTGGCTAAAGGTTGGGAATTCTCAGCGAGCTACTGCTGCTACGGGAATGAACGAGAAGAGCTCGAGGTCACACAGcatatttagtattattttgacCCAAGGTCCGAAGAAGTCTGAATCTTCTAATGTGTCAAGCTCTGCTGAATCTAGTCGACgtagtaaaataaatcttgTTGATCTTGCTGGTAGCGAACGGTTGAGTCAAACTTGCGCAAGTGGTGATAGATTGcgg gaagGAGTTTCAATTAACAAATCGTTGCTGATTTTAGGAAAAGTAATTGCATCACTAGCTGAAAGTACTAGCAACAGAAAACGAGGGTTCGTTCCGTATCGGGAGTCGGTATTAACATGGTTATTGAAg gAAAGCCTTGGAGGTAATTCAAAAACTGCGATGCTGGCCACCGTATCACCCAGCAGCACGCATTTGGAAGAAACGCTGGCGACCCTTCGTTATGCGTGCCAAGCTAGGTCTATTGTCAACCGCGTTCGGATCAACGAAGATCCTCATGATAAACTGATAAG AGAGCTTAAAGCTGAAGTATTGAGACTGCGTGGAGTTAGAGAAAATTATGAGCGGCAATTAGGCCCAAGGAGGTTATTAGACAGCGGGGATTCAGGCAATGACAATTTAGAGATACAGAAAAAACAACTGGAGATTGAACAATTGAGAGACCAATTGAAGCGGACTGAAGAACAGCTTGTTACAAATCAGAA GTCTtggaaagaaaaattacaggaAGCTGAGGAGCGTAAAAAATCTGAGATTAATTATCTGCGACACTGTGGGATAGCTATTGAATTAGACTACAAGGAAATAAAGTCGACTCCTTGTTTGGTCAATCTTGCAGCGGATCCTATGCTCTCTGGTACGCTACTGTATCTTATTCCTCACGGAAAAGTGCGTATAGGGCGGCAAAGCAAGCAGGTTGATCCAATTGACATTGTCCTGGATGGACCATTAGTTGCTCCATTTCACTG CACGATCGAAAATAACAAAGGAGTATTGAGCTTGATGCCTGAAGCGAATGGTGACACTTACGTTAATGGACag atgGTATGCGATAAACTTTATTTGAAGCATGGAGATCGTTTAGTCATCGGCGgtaatcattattttaaagtaTGCAATCCAAATGAAGATAATTCGAATGTACAAAGTAATAATCAGCCTATTGATTATGAATTTGCGCATCAAGAAATACTCGCTATTCAAGAGGAaaa ACTACGAGCTGAATTGGAAGAATCGAAGCGTAGAGCGATAAAAGAACTTGAGAACGCAAAAAGAGAAGTTGAAACGCAGTTGGGATCGCAGAAAACTACTTACGAGCGTGAGATAAAAATGCTCGGGACAACTTTAGAGCAACAGAAACTCGCTTTAGAAGAAGTTAGTAAGAGGAAACGACAATTGGAGGTTGAGAAAGAGATGCTTACGTACCaaatagaagaaaataaaagacgTGAAACGGAAGACTCTAAAATAAATGTCGAGCCTTACGAGTCGAATTTTCTCCaagaactgaaaaaaattttgaatgaagCAACTGCTGACGCTGAAGTGGCTCTTACAATTGCGGCTAGCAATGAAATTATTGCAGAAGGCGGTATTACATTACACGAAATGCAACTTTTGGTTAGAGAAGCTACTCAGCGTTGTCGAGATATTGGAATTAATTAT gaATTTGCGCAGTCACGAGTTATTTCAGAGAAAGGTCTGCAACCAGTTATAAGAATTAGAGATCGTGATCGTATGCTAGAGACTGTATGGCAGCCGGAAAACTTTCTAGACTGGGTACGACGACTCCGCGACTTCGACAATGAAGACACCATAAAAGAATTGGTTGATTGCGACGGTACTAATTGGGAAATGTTTGATGAAAGTGAAATGCCTGAAGATTCCTTAGACATGAGTCGTATATCTGTGAATCTAACGCCAGTAAAAAGACAATTGAATGAAAGTTTCCACCAGTTATCAATGAACGGCTCATTTTTGGACTCGACGATAGACAAAACAACGGACTCTGCTGTACTGAGGAGATACGAAGACATGGATGCGTGTCTGCTGCAGATAGAAGTTGCTGCTAAGACCCTCGGAAAGTTGTGTCATCAGTATGAAAGCCGTGAGACAAGTGGAGAGGTCACTAAATCGTTGGATAAAGTTCGCAATGTCGTCTCTACATTGAGAGAAACGTTTAATTCGTTGCATAAGACCAACGATAATAGTACAAATATTGAGAGTTCTAACAATACTGTCATTGAGAACTCCGTTGCTTCCGTAAACCAAATTAATAacgaaaaattaaacaaattcgATGATAATAGAACATCAGAAAGTAATACATTCCGATGTCCTTTTTCACAAGACAATAACTCTAAGTCCGTAcgatttaatgttaaataa